The following proteins are co-located in the Streptosporangium brasiliense genome:
- a CDS encoding RNA polymerase sigma factor, with product MDHGVEDLLRELAPQVLGALVRRYGVFDACEDAVQESLLAAALQWPAEGMPDSPRGWLITVASRKLVDQVRSEQARRRREDRIALATPQAELLSRAADADPGTDRDDSLALLFLCCHPALSAPSRIALTLRAVGGLTTAQIAAAFLVPEATMAQRISRAKQTIKTSGTPLRMPEAADHAERLGAVLHVLYLIFNEGYTATDGADLTAPALSAEAIRLTRMLHRLLPDDGEAAGLLALMLLTDARRPARTGPDGDLVPLAEQERGRWDRRLIAEGIELISQTLPRGQVGPYQLQAAIAAVHDEAEHVDATDWPQILVLYGLLEQVAPNPMVTLNRAVAVAMVHGPAAGLALLADLESDRRMARHHRLLSTRAHLLELLGEHDGAADAYRDAARRTTSAPERRHLASRSARLAAGRS from the coding sequence GTGGACCATGGTGTCGAGGACCTGCTGCGCGAGCTCGCGCCGCAGGTCCTCGGCGCGCTGGTCCGCCGGTACGGCGTCTTCGACGCGTGTGAGGACGCCGTCCAGGAGTCGTTGCTCGCCGCCGCGCTCCAGTGGCCGGCCGAGGGGATGCCGGACAGCCCGAGGGGCTGGCTGATCACCGTCGCCTCGCGCAAGCTGGTGGACCAGGTCCGCAGCGAACAGGCACGGCGGCGCCGTGAGGACCGCATCGCCCTGGCCACCCCGCAGGCGGAGCTGCTCAGCCGGGCCGCCGACGCCGACCCGGGCACGGACCGGGACGACTCCCTCGCGCTGCTGTTCCTGTGCTGCCACCCGGCGCTGTCGGCGCCCAGCCGGATCGCGCTGACGCTGCGCGCCGTCGGCGGCCTGACCACCGCGCAGATCGCCGCGGCCTTCCTGGTCCCGGAGGCGACCATGGCCCAGCGCATCAGCCGGGCCAAGCAGACCATCAAGACCTCCGGCACCCCGCTGCGCATGCCCGAGGCGGCCGACCACGCCGAACGGCTGGGCGCGGTGCTGCACGTGCTGTACCTGATCTTCAACGAGGGATACACCGCGACGGACGGCGCCGACCTGACCGCGCCGGCGCTGTCGGCCGAGGCGATCCGGCTCACCCGGATGCTGCACCGCCTGCTGCCCGACGACGGCGAGGCGGCGGGGCTGCTGGCGCTGATGCTGCTCACCGACGCGCGCCGCCCCGCACGCACCGGCCCCGACGGCGACCTGGTGCCGCTGGCCGAGCAGGAGCGCGGCCGGTGGGACCGGCGGCTCATCGCCGAGGGGATCGAGCTGATCAGTCAGACCCTGCCCCGGGGGCAGGTCGGCCCGTATCAGCTCCAGGCGGCCATCGCCGCCGTCCACGACGAGGCCGAGCACGTCGACGCCACGGACTGGCCGCAGATCCTCGTGCTGTACGGGCTGCTGGAACAGGTCGCGCCGAACCCGATGGTCACCCTCAACCGCGCGGTCGCCGTCGCCATGGTGCACGGCCCCGCCGCCGGGCTGGCCCTGCTGGCCGACCTGGAGTCCGACCGGCGGATGGCCCGCCACCACCGCCTGCTCTCGACCCGCGCCCACCTCCTGGAGCTGCTCGGCGAACACGACGGCGCGGCGGACGCCTACCGCGACGCCGCCCGGCGCACCACCAGCGCGCCGGAACGGCGCCACCTCGCCTCCCGCTCGGCGCGGCTGGCCGCCGGACGGAGCTGA
- a CDS encoding YciI family protein translates to MKYVAMIYGNQAKWDSFPAEAWPEAIARQEAFNAKYRETGELLGAYGLADAANAKLVRREGGAPAVTDGPYLETKEYIASFYLFDCESEERAQQIAADMPFADVEPVELWPVLHGSAADM, encoded by the coding sequence ATGAAGTACGTAGCGATGATCTATGGCAACCAGGCCAAGTGGGACTCCTTCCCGGCCGAGGCGTGGCCGGAGGCCATCGCCAGGCAGGAGGCGTTCAACGCCAAGTATCGGGAGACCGGGGAACTGCTGGGCGCCTACGGCCTGGCGGACGCGGCCAACGCCAAACTCGTGCGGCGTGAGGGTGGAGCCCCGGCGGTCACCGACGGGCCATACCTGGAGACCAAGGAGTACATCGCCAGCTTCTACCTGTTCGACTGCGAGAGCGAGGAGCGCGCGCAGCAGATCGCGGCGGACATGCCCTTCGCCGACGTGGAGCCGGTCGAGCTCTGGCCGGTCCTGCACGGGTCCGCGGCGGACATGTGA
- a CDS encoding SDR family NAD(P)-dependent oxidoreductase, with product MDLQLSGRVAVVTGASKGIGLAVTRTLLDEGVRVVAASRKSTPELEALGGAGLLHVPVDLMAPEAPGRVVARAVEEFGGLDILVNNAGGPPPGVSLPRFSFLAPTDDDWRVMFEFNLFSVVRAIRAAIPPMLQRGGGSIVNVSSGSARLPAPMNVDYNAAKAGLNNLTKALSEEFAPQGIRVNTVSPGPVRTAWWTEEGGAADIIAAQAGTDRDSVMDSVAPEMMKLSTGRLVEPQEVADVIALLASPRSASTTGADFAVDAGFLKEV from the coding sequence ATGGATCTGCAGCTTTCCGGCCGCGTCGCGGTCGTCACCGGCGCCTCCAAGGGCATCGGCCTGGCCGTCACGCGCACCCTGCTCGACGAAGGGGTCCGCGTCGTGGCCGCCTCGCGCAAGAGCACCCCGGAGCTTGAGGCGCTCGGCGGTGCCGGGCTGCTCCACGTGCCGGTCGACCTGATGGCCCCCGAGGCACCCGGCCGGGTCGTGGCGCGTGCGGTGGAGGAGTTCGGCGGGCTCGACATCCTGGTGAACAACGCCGGCGGTCCGCCGCCCGGCGTCTCCCTGCCACGCTTTTCGTTCCTGGCACCCACCGACGACGACTGGCGGGTGATGTTCGAGTTCAACCTGTTCTCGGTCGTCCGTGCCATCCGTGCCGCCATCCCGCCGATGCTCCAGCGCGGCGGCGGTTCGATCGTCAACGTCTCCTCGGGCAGCGCCCGGCTGCCCGCCCCGATGAACGTCGACTACAACGCGGCCAAGGCGGGCCTGAACAACCTGACCAAGGCGCTGTCGGAGGAGTTCGCCCCGCAGGGCATCCGGGTGAACACCGTCTCGCCGGGACCCGTGCGGACGGCGTGGTGGACCGAGGAGGGCGGTGCGGCCGACATCATCGCCGCCCAGGCGGGCACCGACCGTGACAGCGTGATGGACAGCGTCGCACCGGAGATGATGAAGCTGTCGACCGGGCGCCTCGTCGAGCCGCAGGAGGTGGCCGACGTGATCGCCCTGCTCGCCTCGCCCCGCTCGGCGAGCACGACCGGCGCGGACTTCGCCGTCGACGCCGGGTTCCTCAAGGAGGTCTGA
- a CDS encoding MFS transporter, whose amino-acid sequence MPTITPPACPPCPPGSRGVPDRDRNRWRALPVVLTAVFMTTLDFFIVTVAIPSTRRDLQAGAAAMQFVIAGYGLAYAAGLILAGRLGDLHGPRRVFTAGLALFTLASAACAAAPTAGALVAARVGQGLAAALLAPQVPALLTVLYPGAGRARAFGWYGATVGLAGVSGQLVGGLLVAADPAGLGWRTCFLVNLPIGLAALALTPLLLPGAGRPGPGERRPGRRWRGLDGAGALLLAAGLLALAGPLSVGREQGWPAWTWPALAAAVPLLAGFAHRQRRRAAAGRAPLLDLAIFREPGFAPGLAAVLALFAGSAGLPFVLVLYLQDGRGLAPPAAGGLVTALNAGFLAGSAVAGRLAGRLGRRLPCAGGLALAAGLALLYHAAAGPVGWLAAGLAVAGTGMGWVMSPLIASVLAGVRDRHAAVAAGVLGTVQEMAGVLGVTAVGAVFFAVLDGGAAAAGVTGAARTGLADWAGALRAGLALLIVFALAIPVLVRLHSGARSRRSHRE is encoded by the coding sequence ATGCCGACCATCACGCCGCCTGCCTGCCCGCCGTGCCCTCCCGGCTCGCGCGGAGTGCCGGACAGGGACCGGAACCGGTGGCGGGCCCTGCCGGTGGTGCTGACCGCGGTCTTCATGACCACGCTCGACTTCTTCATCGTCACCGTGGCGATCCCCTCCACCCGGCGGGACCTGCAGGCCGGCGCGGCCGCGATGCAGTTCGTGATCGCCGGATACGGGCTGGCCTACGCGGCCGGGCTGATCCTGGCCGGGCGGCTGGGCGACCTGCACGGACCCCGGCGCGTCTTCACCGCCGGCCTGGCGCTGTTCACCCTGGCCTCGGCGGCCTGCGCGGCGGCGCCCACCGCGGGCGCGCTGGTAGCCGCCCGGGTCGGCCAGGGCCTGGCGGCGGCGCTGCTGGCGCCGCAGGTGCCGGCGCTGCTGACGGTGCTGTACCCCGGCGCCGGCCGGGCCCGCGCGTTCGGCTGGTACGGCGCCACGGTCGGCCTGGCCGGGGTGAGCGGCCAGTTGGTCGGCGGTCTGCTGGTCGCGGCCGACCCGGCCGGGCTGGGCTGGCGCACCTGCTTCCTGGTCAACCTGCCGATCGGGCTGGCCGCACTGGCCCTGACCCCGCTCCTGCTGCCCGGGGCGGGCCGTCCCGGGCCCGGCGAGAGGCGCCCGGGCCGGCGGTGGCGGGGGCTGGACGGGGCCGGGGCGCTGCTGCTGGCCGCCGGGCTGCTGGCGCTGGCCGGGCCGCTGAGCGTGGGCCGTGAGCAGGGCTGGCCGGCCTGGACGTGGCCCGCCCTGGCCGCCGCCGTACCGTTGCTGGCCGGGTTCGCCCACCGGCAGCGCCGGCGGGCCGCGGCCGGCCGGGCCCCGCTGCTGGATCTGGCGATCTTCCGGGAGCCGGGGTTCGCGCCGGGGCTGGCCGCGGTGCTGGCGCTGTTCGCCGGCTCGGCCGGGCTGCCGTTCGTGCTGGTGCTCTACCTGCAGGACGGCCGGGGGCTGGCGCCGCCGGCCGCCGGCGGGCTGGTCACCGCGCTCAACGCCGGATTCCTGGCCGGCTCGGCCGTCGCCGGGCGGCTGGCCGGCCGGTTGGGCCGGCGGCTGCCGTGCGCCGGCGGCCTGGCGCTGGCCGCCGGGCTGGCCCTGCTGTATCACGCCGCCGCCGGTCCGGTCGGATGGCTGGCGGCCGGACTGGCGGTGGCCGGGACGGGGATGGGATGGGTGATGTCGCCGCTGATCGCGTCAGTGCTGGCCGGGGTGCGTGACCGCCATGCCGCGGTGGCGGCCGGAGTGCTCGGCACCGTCCAGGAGATGGCGGGCGTGCTCGGCGTCACCGCCGTCGGCGCCGTCTTCTTCGCGGTCCTCGACGGCGGGGCCGCCGCGGCCGGGGTGACCGGGGCGGCCCGGACGGGCCTCGCCGACTGGGCCGGCGCCCTGCGGGCCGGCCTCGCCCTGCTGATCGTCTTCGCCCTCGCCATCCCGGTCCTGGTGAGACTGCACTCCGGAGCGCGCTCCAGGCGTTCCCACCGGGAGTGA
- a CDS encoding BTAD domain-containing putative transcriptional regulator produces MQFGILGPLEVRTVEGGAVSVGGPRPRALLALLLLDAGRLVSVDRLIDGQYGDDPPAGAANAIQAHVSRLRRNLPPDLIEFHGTGYRVAVDPDDVDAHRFERLAREGRRLLAAGHHERAARSLKDALELWRGPALADVADSPFAPSQAARLEETRLAAREDLVEAELALPEGTSTAELRQLVAAHPLRERLRGQLMRALHAAGQQAAALAVFDEIRRLLADELGADPSPELAALHLAILRGERARGQAARHRLPAQLTSFVGRATELERIDSLRDSRLVTLTGPGGTGKTRLAVEAARRRGQDTCFVDLSPLDDGGQIPQVVLGALGLREAGLRPPDLGRSDAADRLVSALADQEILLVLDNCEHVIAPAAALTRRLLDACPGLSILSTSREPLGLTGEMLVPLPPLAVPPPGTDPEDALAYPAVRLFAERAAAVRPGFTMRPEVAEICVTLEGSPLAIELAAARVRSFTVEEIAARLNEHGRFTLLSRGDRTAAVRHQTLRAVVEWSWSLLGPEEQTLARRFSVFSGGASLEAVERVCGTGEVLADLVDKSLIEASDGRYRMFDTIRLFCAERLAEAGEGERLRDAHAAYFLDLAQRAEPWLRRAEQLRWLAQLSAEHSNLQAALRHATQGDPETALRLIAALAAYWWLSGRRGQAASSALRLLERFGAGPPEALEEEYVMCVLQAVPNASPEQWARAEEIMRSLDRELRHPFANVLWGMVAGPSDPESTLRRGRLLGSDPWSRAVSMLGESLVHLLDGRVIDAERGLESTLSGFRATGERWGMAQGLEWLGLISNWRGDWARARRLWGQALDLHGQLGALDEMADVLCRRAGGLLREGDLPAARADLHRAAELVRRTGTSHRSSLVELGWGELTRLCGDHAEAREHYTAALEAVSPGTYAAEGIRPLVLTGLGRLAQAGGDLAEAKERHREALSLARASTAVATDLAEVVEGHAGLALLEGAAGRAAFLLGVGVALRGMAVTGDRDVAGTAAGATELIGAQAFAAEFARGAALGREEALTVLL; encoded by the coding sequence GTGCAGTTCGGCATCTTGGGGCCGCTGGAGGTCCGGACGGTTGAGGGTGGAGCGGTCTCCGTTGGGGGGCCGCGGCCGCGCGCGCTCCTCGCGCTGCTCCTGCTCGACGCGGGCCGGCTGGTCAGCGTGGACCGGCTGATCGACGGCCAGTACGGCGACGACCCGCCGGCCGGGGCGGCCAACGCGATCCAGGCCCACGTGTCCCGGCTCCGCCGCAACCTCCCCCCTGACCTGATCGAGTTCCACGGGACCGGATACCGGGTCGCGGTCGACCCCGACGACGTGGACGCCCACCGCTTCGAGCGGCTCGCCCGCGAGGGGCGCCGGCTCCTGGCCGCGGGGCACCACGAGCGCGCCGCGAGATCGCTCAAGGACGCGCTGGAGCTGTGGCGAGGGCCCGCGCTGGCGGACGTGGCCGACTCGCCCTTCGCGCCGTCGCAGGCGGCCCGCCTGGAGGAGACACGGCTGGCGGCGCGGGAAGACCTCGTCGAGGCCGAGCTCGCGCTCCCCGAGGGCACCTCGACGGCCGAGCTGCGGCAGTTGGTGGCCGCGCACCCGCTGCGCGAACGGCTGCGCGGCCAGCTCATGCGGGCGCTGCACGCCGCCGGGCAGCAGGCGGCGGCGCTGGCCGTCTTCGACGAGATCAGGCGGCTGCTCGCCGACGAGCTCGGCGCCGACCCCTCGCCCGAGCTCGCGGCGCTCCACCTGGCGATCCTGCGCGGTGAGCGGGCGCGCGGGCAGGCGGCCCGCCACCGGCTCCCCGCGCAGCTCACCAGCTTCGTGGGCCGCGCGACGGAGCTGGAGCGGATCGACTCGCTCCGGGACTCCCGGCTGGTCACCCTGACCGGTCCCGGCGGCACCGGCAAGACCAGGCTGGCGGTCGAGGCGGCCCGTCGCCGGGGGCAGGACACGTGTTTCGTCGACCTGTCCCCGCTCGACGACGGCGGCCAGATCCCCCAGGTGGTGCTGGGCGCGCTCGGCCTGCGCGAGGCGGGGCTGCGGCCACCGGACCTCGGCCGGTCCGACGCCGCCGACCGGCTCGTGAGCGCGCTGGCCGACCAGGAGATCCTGCTCGTCCTGGACAACTGCGAGCACGTGATCGCGCCGGCCGCGGCGCTCACCCGCCGGCTGCTCGACGCCTGCCCGGGGCTGTCCATCCTGTCCACCAGCCGCGAGCCGCTCGGGCTCACCGGCGAGATGCTCGTACCGCTGCCGCCGCTGGCCGTGCCGCCCCCGGGCACGGACCCCGAGGACGCGCTCGCCTACCCCGCGGTGCGGCTGTTCGCCGAGCGGGCCGCCGCCGTGCGTCCCGGCTTCACGATGCGGCCCGAGGTCGCCGAGATCTGCGTGACGCTGGAGGGGTCGCCGCTGGCCATCGAGCTGGCGGCGGCGAGGGTGAGGTCGTTCACCGTGGAGGAGATCGCCGCGCGCCTGAACGAGCACGGCCGGTTCACGCTGCTGTCGCGCGGCGACCGTACCGCGGCGGTCCGCCACCAGACGCTGCGCGCGGTGGTGGAGTGGAGCTGGAGCCTGCTCGGCCCCGAGGAGCAGACGCTGGCCAGGCGCTTCTCGGTGTTCTCCGGGGGCGCGTCCCTGGAGGCGGTCGAACGGGTCTGCGGGACCGGCGAGGTGCTGGCCGACCTGGTGGACAAGTCCCTCATCGAGGCAAGTGACGGCCGCTACCGGATGTTCGACACGATCCGCCTGTTCTGCGCGGAGCGGCTGGCGGAGGCCGGGGAGGGGGAGCGGCTGCGCGACGCTCACGCCGCCTACTTCCTCGACCTGGCGCAGCGCGCCGAGCCGTGGCTGCGCCGGGCCGAGCAGCTCCGATGGCTGGCCCAGCTCTCCGCCGAGCACAGCAACCTGCAGGCCGCGCTGCGCCACGCCACACAGGGCGACCCCGAGACGGCGCTGCGGCTGATCGCGGCCCTGGCGGCGTACTGGTGGCTGAGCGGGCGGCGCGGCCAGGCGGCCTCGTCGGCGCTGCGGCTGCTCGAACGGTTCGGCGCCGGGCCGCCCGAGGCGCTGGAGGAGGAGTACGTCATGTGCGTGCTGCAGGCCGTACCGAATGCCTCGCCGGAGCAGTGGGCGCGGGCCGAGGAGATCATGCGGTCACTGGACCGGGAGCTGCGGCACCCGTTCGCGAACGTGCTGTGGGGCATGGTCGCGGGACCGTCGGATCCGGAGTCCACCCTGAGGCGGGGGCGGCTGCTCGGCTCCGACCCGTGGAGCCGGGCCGTGTCCATGCTGGGGGAGTCCCTGGTGCACCTGCTCGACGGCAGGGTGATCGACGCCGAGCGGGGGCTGGAGTCGACGCTGTCGGGCTTCCGCGCCACGGGCGAGCGCTGGGGGATGGCGCAGGGGCTCGAATGGCTGGGGCTGATCTCCAACTGGCGGGGCGACTGGGCGCGGGCCAGGCGGCTGTGGGGACAGGCGCTGGACCTGCACGGGCAGCTCGGCGCCCTGGACGAGATGGCGGACGTGCTCTGCCGCAGGGCCGGCGGGCTGCTGCGCGAGGGCGACCTCCCCGCGGCCCGCGCCGACCTGCACCGCGCCGCCGAGCTGGTGCGCAGGACGGGCACGTCGCACCGGTCATCCCTGGTCGAGCTGGGATGGGGCGAACTCACCCGGTTGTGCGGCGACCACGCCGAGGCGCGCGAGCACTACACGGCGGCACTGGAGGCCGTCAGCCCCGGCACCTACGCCGCCGAGGGCATCAGGCCGCTCGTGCTCACCGGGCTGGGGCGGCTGGCCCAGGCCGGAGGCGACCTCGCCGAGGCCAAGGAGCGCCACCGCGAGGCGCTCTCCCTGGCCCGCGCGTCGACGGCGGTGGCGACGGATCTCGCCGAGGTCGTCGAGGGGCACGCCGGGCTGGCCCTGCTCGAAGGCGCCGCCGGGCGGGCGGCGTTCCTGCTCGGTGTGGGGGTGGCGCTGCGCGGCATGGCCGTCACCGGCGACCGCGACGTCGCCGGGACCGCCGCGGGCGCCACGGAGCTCATCGGCGCGCAGGCGTTCGCCGCGGAGTTCGCCAGGGGCGCCGCGCTGGGCCGGGAGGAGGCGCTGACAGTCCTCCTCTGA